The DNA window CCTATTTTTCTGAAGTATTAAAAAAAGCAATGAGCAAACCTAAAAAAACAGCGGCTTCCACTCGTTTTTAACTCCTCAACAAAAAAAGCGCAGCTTCTGCGCTTTTTTGTTTTTATTCGCATGTTTCTTAAGGATTGAGATATATGTTTGAGGAGTATGTTTGGAAACAGTGAGGTTTTAAACGCACCGGAAGAAAAAGTGCTTGTTTTCAGACAAAAAAGACGCGGAGAAACAAACTGAACAGCTGGTTCCTACCCATGTAGACAAAATTAGCTGAATTTCTAATAATCTAGGAGATTTTAATTATACTTCACTTACCTTTTGGTTTTGAAGATTGTGATGCGTTTGTTCTAGTTCACTTAAATTCAATTCATATAAATGTCTCCCGTCTTCTGCTTTAAAGTAACCCGATTCAATAATTTGATTCATTAAAAGATCTTTCTTTTGCTCAAATGCTTTTTCAGATGTCATGTTATCATCTCCTTTTTTAGGTAAATATCTTTCATAGAAAAGACGTACACCGCTTGTGGCATACGTCTTGTTGCTTTTCACACTCGTTAGCTATGTTTAAAAACA is part of the Priestia aryabhattai genome and encodes:
- a CDS encoding Fur-regulated basic protein FbpA, with protein sequence MTSEKAFEQKKDLLMNQIIESGYFKAEDGRHLYELNLSELEQTHHNLQNQKVSEV